In one window of Megalops cyprinoides isolate fMegCyp1 chromosome 24, fMegCyp1.pri, whole genome shotgun sequence DNA:
- the snap47 gene encoding synaptosomal-associated protein 47 isoform X2 has product MNRDIPIHSWPGSYYVNSEKRWVSGTLSLTRTTVRFTPDRGEGSLASFRLSRIVEIKMESSSFIFSTLTVLEEGNVKHWFGSLRPNRVVVYNVLEHFWRERLLSPTGAQAAEAKPGKGKELIGLVAGAQRRLEDTGKVLSHQGEQFDNIMQGLDKIESDLGVADKLLSELESPAWWPFGKLPWRSQQEAKSEHAQASASGPRGAAAAGRQGVIASIPAIVSKGGESDLRPGCLTVLMSGLEVREGGGGRLLHRFEREEVDDVRVHSPYELSVRQRFIGRPDIGYRLLSAKLPELLPLLEMQYKKKMEYTADYAAFQTTPAASPCDPEGGSVWSAATGFIQRCQETEVPMEVPVGDLAQLQVQVLQPTVTEAEAQELKQMLMQLKNLALEAETELERQDEALDAIASSTDRATTHIEKHTRRMRKLL; this is encoded by the exons ATGAACAGGGACATCCCCATCCACAGCTGGCCCGGGTCCTACTACGTGAACAGCGAGAAGCGGTGGGTGAGCGGCACCCTGTCACTGACGCGCACCACCGTGCGCTTCACGCCCGACCGCGGTGAGGGCAGCCTGGCCAGCTTCCGCCTCTCGCGCATCGTGGAGATCAAGATGGAGTCGTCCAGCTTCATCTTCAGCACGCTCACCGTGCTGGAGGAAGGCAACGTCAAGCACTGGTTCGGCTCGCTGCGGCCCAACCGGGTGGTGGTCTACAACGTGCTGGAGCACTTCTGGAGGGAGAGGCTCCTCTCCCCGACGGGCGCCCAGGCGGCCGAGGCCAAGCCGGGCAAAGGGAAGGAGCTCATAGGCCTGGTGGCCGGGGCCCAGCGGAGGCTGGAAGATACAGGGAAGGTTCtcagccaccagggggagcagtTCGACAACATCATGCAGGGGCTGGACAAGATCGAGTCTGACCTGGGCGTGGCAGACAA GCTGCTCTCTGAGCTGGAGTCTCCCGCCTGGTGGCCGTTTGGCAAGCTGCCCTGGAGGAGCCAGCAGGAGGCCAAGAGCGAGCACGCCCAGGCCTCGGCCTCCGGGCCCCGCGGCGCCGCCGCCGCCGGCCGGCAGGGCGTGATCGCCAGCATCCCGGCCATCGTCTCCAAGGGCGGGGAGTCGGACCTGCGGCCGGGCTGCCTGACGGTGCTGATGTCCGGGCTGGAGGTGCGCGAGGGTGGCGGCGGGCGGCTCCTGCACCGCTtcgagagggaggaggtggacGACGTGCGGGTGCACAGCCCCTACGAGCTGAGTGTGCGGCAGCGCTTCATCGGCAGGCCCGACATCGGCTACCGGCTGCTCTCCGCCAAGCTGCCTGAGCTGCTGCCGCTACTGGAGATGCAGTACAAGAAGAAGATGGAGTACACTGCCGACTACGCCGCCTTCCAGACCACCCCGGCCGCCTCGCCCTGTGACCCGGAGGGCGGCTCTGTGTGGAGTGCAG CAACGGGCTTTATTCAGCGTTGCCAGGAGACGGAGGTGCCCATGGAGGTGCCCGTAGGCGACCTGGCCcagctgcaggtgcaggtgcTGCAGCCGACGGTGACGGAGGCTGAAGCCcaggagctgaagcag ATGCTGATGCAGCTGAAGAACCTGGCCCTGGAGGCGGAGACGGAGCTGGAGCGGCAGGACGAGGCACTGGACGCCATCGCCTCCTCCACCGACCGCGCCACCACGCACATCGAGAAACACACCCGCCGCATGAGGAAGCTGCTGTAG
- the snap47 gene encoding synaptosomal-associated protein 47 isoform X1, translating into MTKQESSPRQPRQASHEGGETMNRDIPIHSWPGSYYVNSEKRWVSGTLSLTRTTVRFTPDRGEGSLASFRLSRIVEIKMESSSFIFSTLTVLEEGNVKHWFGSLRPNRVVVYNVLEHFWRERLLSPTGAQAAEAKPGKGKELIGLVAGAQRRLEDTGKVLSHQGEQFDNIMQGLDKIESDLGVADKLLSELESPAWWPFGKLPWRSQQEAKSEHAQASASGPRGAAAAGRQGVIASIPAIVSKGGESDLRPGCLTVLMSGLEVREGGGGRLLHRFEREEVDDVRVHSPYELSVRQRFIGRPDIGYRLLSAKLPELLPLLEMQYKKKMEYTADYAAFQTTPAASPCDPEGGSVWSAATGFIQRCQETEVPMEVPVGDLAQLQVQVLQPTVTEAEAQELKQMLMQLKNLALEAETELERQDEALDAIASSTDRATTHIEKHTRRMRKLL; encoded by the exons ATGACAAA GCAAGAATCCAGTCCAAGGCAGCCGAGGCAGGCGTCTCACGAGGGGGGTGAAACGATGAACAGGGACATCCCCATCCACAGCTGGCCCGGGTCCTACTACGTGAACAGCGAGAAGCGGTGGGTGAGCGGCACCCTGTCACTGACGCGCACCACCGTGCGCTTCACGCCCGACCGCGGTGAGGGCAGCCTGGCCAGCTTCCGCCTCTCGCGCATCGTGGAGATCAAGATGGAGTCGTCCAGCTTCATCTTCAGCACGCTCACCGTGCTGGAGGAAGGCAACGTCAAGCACTGGTTCGGCTCGCTGCGGCCCAACCGGGTGGTGGTCTACAACGTGCTGGAGCACTTCTGGAGGGAGAGGCTCCTCTCCCCGACGGGCGCCCAGGCGGCCGAGGCCAAGCCGGGCAAAGGGAAGGAGCTCATAGGCCTGGTGGCCGGGGCCCAGCGGAGGCTGGAAGATACAGGGAAGGTTCtcagccaccagggggagcagtTCGACAACATCATGCAGGGGCTGGACAAGATCGAGTCTGACCTGGGCGTGGCAGACAA GCTGCTCTCTGAGCTGGAGTCTCCCGCCTGGTGGCCGTTTGGCAAGCTGCCCTGGAGGAGCCAGCAGGAGGCCAAGAGCGAGCACGCCCAGGCCTCGGCCTCCGGGCCCCGCGGCGCCGCCGCCGCCGGCCGGCAGGGCGTGATCGCCAGCATCCCGGCCATCGTCTCCAAGGGCGGGGAGTCGGACCTGCGGCCGGGCTGCCTGACGGTGCTGATGTCCGGGCTGGAGGTGCGCGAGGGTGGCGGCGGGCGGCTCCTGCACCGCTtcgagagggaggaggtggacGACGTGCGGGTGCACAGCCCCTACGAGCTGAGTGTGCGGCAGCGCTTCATCGGCAGGCCCGACATCGGCTACCGGCTGCTCTCCGCCAAGCTGCCTGAGCTGCTGCCGCTACTGGAGATGCAGTACAAGAAGAAGATGGAGTACACTGCCGACTACGCCGCCTTCCAGACCACCCCGGCCGCCTCGCCCTGTGACCCGGAGGGCGGCTCTGTGTGGAGTGCAG CAACGGGCTTTATTCAGCGTTGCCAGGAGACGGAGGTGCCCATGGAGGTGCCCGTAGGCGACCTGGCCcagctgcaggtgcaggtgcTGCAGCCGACGGTGACGGAGGCTGAAGCCcaggagctgaagcag ATGCTGATGCAGCTGAAGAACCTGGCCCTGGAGGCGGAGACGGAGCTGGAGCGGCAGGACGAGGCACTGGACGCCATCGCCTCCTCCACCGACCGCGCCACCACGCACATCGAGAAACACACCCGCCGCATGAGGAAGCTGCTGTAG
- the jmjd4 gene encoding 2-oxoglutarate and iron-dependent oxygenase JMJD4 codes for MDRETFHTCCSLVKIPRQSYEQFCSSHFVDYIEKKDFSYSRFFKNYLLPNHPCVFSRRFTEDWNCRKYWVTEDGKPNFQRLLHDFEDTPVPVANCNAREYNANPKQILPFKEFISYWREYIQNGHSSPKGCLYLKDWHMQREFPEHNVYSTPVFFSSDWLNEYWDSIEVDDYRFVYMGPKGSWTPFHADVFRSYSWSANICGRKKWLLYPPGQEEHLRDCHGNLAYDVTAPVLQDKGQYPRRAEACQPLEIIQEAGEIIFVPSGWHHQVYNLEDTISINHNWLNGCNLDIMWQFLQGELSAVQREISEWRDTMDTWHQHCQVIMKSCTGIDYGEFASFLRIIANNRLSFLSTCSGSSSSSSCPRQLSESLAALGPHHAAFDLQRVAHILECMLSNEDFLRLDPASLSSQPEGLLQQIRDAMRSAL; via the exons ATGGACAGAGAGACTTTTCATACGTGTTGCAGTCTGGTTAAAATCCCCAGGCAATCGTATGAACAGTTCTGTTCCTCGCACTTCGTGGACTACATAGAGAAGAAGGATTTCAGCTATTCGAGATTCTTCAAGAATTACTTGCTTCCAAACCACCCGTGTGTATTTTCGAGGAGGTTCACGGAAGACTGGAATTGCCGGAAGTACTGGGTGACTGAGGACGGGAAACCAAATTTCCAACGGCTCCTGCACGATTTCG AAGACACCCCAGTTCCAGTCGCAAATTGCAATGCAAGAGAATACAATGCCAATCCCAAGCAAATACTTCCCTTTAAGGAATTTATCAGCTACTGGAGGGAGTACATCCAGAACGGACACTCCTCACCAAAGGGCTGCCTGTATCTGAAGGACTGGCACATGCAGAG gGAGTTCCCTGAACACAATGTTTACAGCACGCCTGTGTTCTTCTCATCGGATTGGCTGAATGAGTACTGGGACTCTATTGAAGTGGACGACTACCGCTTTGTTTACATGGGACCCAAAGGCTCATG GACTCCCTTCCACGCGGACGTCTTCCGCTCCTACAGCTGGTCGGCCAACATCTGCGGCAGGAAGAAGTGGCTCCTGTACCCGCCGGGCCAGGAGGAGCACCTGCGCGACTGCCACGGCAACCTGGCGTACGACGTCACCGCGCCCGTCCTCCAGGACAAGGGGCAGTACCCGCGCCGCGCCGAGGCCTGCCAGCCGCTCGAGATCATCCAGGAGGCGGGGGAGATCATCTTCGTGCCCAGCGGTTGGCATCACCAGGTCTACAACCTG GAAGACACCATCTCCATCAACCACAACTGGCTGAATGGCTGTAACCTGGACATTATGTGGCAGTTCCTGCAAGGGGAGCTGTCTGCAGTCCAGAGGGAGATCAGTGAATGGAGAGACACCATGGACACCTGGCACCAGCACTGCCAG GTGATCATGAAGTCGTGCACAGGGATAGACTACGGCGAGTTCGCCTCCTTCCTGAGGATCATCGCCAACAACCGGCTGTCCTTCCTCAGCACCTGCtcgggctcctcctcctcctcctcgtgcCCTCGCCAGCTGTCCGAGAGCCTGGCGGCCCTGGGCCCGCACCACGCCGCCTTCGACCTGCAGAGGGTGGCGCACATCCTGGAGTGCATGCTTAGCAACGAGGACTTCCTGCGGCTGGACCCCGCCTCCCTGAGCTCGCAGCCCGAGGGCCTGCTTCAGCAGATCCGCGACGCCATGCGCTCCGCGCTCTGA
- the iba57 gene encoding putative transferase CAF17 homolog, mitochondrial, with translation MYNSCMVHSVVGAALLRSVFRLNLNSTHAVAGRVVFRQGKSDGSCCRQAHSEAGSKKFVCYSLPHRTLIKVQGQDTGSFLQGLITNDIELLTEANQPALYAHLLNVQGRTLFDIIIYSLKEQKEGDTSLLLECDSTAKDSIQKHLKVYKIRRKVAVSFCPDLSLWAVLPQDREGVRRGECPELTAPEKALVWTADPRAEAMGWRLVAENQVNPLEVIGDSQQGETEDYHRHRYTIGLPEGVKDLPPGVALPLESNLVYMQGISFSKGCYIGQELTARTHHTGVVRKRLMPVRLSAPAQGPEEGADLLTEAGKPAGKHRASLGDLGLSLVRLAHARDTLLLKPSEDTAVTLKASVPDWWPKDAKVK, from the exons atGTATAACTCTTGTATGGTCCACAGCGTCGTCGGAGCAGCGCTCTTGCGAAGTGTTTTCCGACTGAATTTGAATTCAACACATGCAGTTGCCGGCAGAGTTGTTTTTCGCCAAGGAAAGTCAGATGGAAGCTGCTGCAGACAAGCGCACAGCGAGGCAGGATCGAAGAAATTCGTGTGTTACAGCCTCCCTCACAGGACTCTCATTAAAGTTCAAGGACAAGACACTGGCTCCTTCCTACAAGGTCTCATAACCAACGACATCGAACTGTTGACTGAAGCCAATCAACCGGCACTCTATGCGCACCTGTTAAACGTTCAAGGAAGGACGCTTTTTGATATAATCATTTACAG TTTGAAGGAACAGAAGGAAGGAGATACCAGCCTCCTGTTGGAGTGCGATAGCACAGCCAAGGACTCCATTCAGAAACACCTGAAGGTGTACAAGATCCGCCGGAAGGTGGCCGTCAGCTTCTGTCCGGACCTCTCTCTATGGGCCGTGCTGCcccaggacagagagggggttAGGAGGGGGGAGTGCCCGGAGCTCACGGCCCCTGAGAAAGCGCTGGTGTGGACGGCGGACCCTAGAGCTGAGGCTATGGGCTGGAGACTGGTAGCAGAAAATCAAGTTAACCCACTGGAGGTGATTGGAgacagccagcagggggagacagaggacTACCACAGGCATCGCTACACAATAG GACTGCCAGAGGGGGTGAAGGACCTGCCGCCCGGAGTGGCCCTTCCCCTGGAGTCCAACCTGGTCTACATGCAGGGCATCAGCTTCTCCAAGGGCTGCTACATCGGCCAGGAGCTGACGGCCAGGACTCACCACACCGGTGTGGTGCGCAAGAGGCTGATGCCCGTGCGCCTGTCGGCCCCAGCCCAGGGCCCGGAGGAGGGGGCAGACCTGCTAACCGAGGCGGGCAAGCCGGCCGGGAAGCACCGGGCGAGCCTGGGGGACCTGGGCCTCAGCCTGGTCCGTCTGGCTCATGCCAGAGACACGCTTCTCCTGAAGCCCTCCGAGGATACCGCCGTGACTCTAAAGGCCTCGGTGCCAGACTGGTGGCCCAAGGATGCCAAAGTGAAATGA